From a single Planctomycetaceae bacterium genomic region:
- a CDS encoding outer membrane beta-barrel protein: MRSWRSLLAGVAVSVGMGAAPTAFAGGGGCTPCGDMCAPSCQHCEQIFADAGQRLTDQLASMSCCGTCGDAACGGCGTTQCFTADDLCSSAACGDPGCAESGCGEGCDGGNGKGCGLFGECGDGIEFGGWTQFGYQSGPDGAFSGNGAFNNVNFGPGAGLNNSNEWNNFQLNQQGLYINKTADGSNGIGFGFRAEMIYGVDGNEAQSFGNNPGRYDFNARWNHGIYEWALPQLYAEVAAGDLSVKLGHFYTLIGYEVIPSGGNFFLSRQLTFYNSEPFTHTGALATYTASDELQVMGGWTLGMDTGFDQFAGGSSFLGGFIYTMSEATTFTYMMTVGNLGWRGNGAINSVILTHDWSDKWSSVHQFDVLGSDASTRFGSNFAANGVADNSTGLINYLFYTINDKLKAGVRQEWYKADGISYNTMTYGVNITPVENFVIRPEVRQMWAPGATNGGAQAVGHSSLFNSTVFGVDAILTY, encoded by the coding sequence ATGCGATCATGGAGATCGCTCCTTGCGGGAGTTGCCGTCTCTGTCGGCATGGGAGCAGCACCGACTGCTTTCGCCGGCGGCGGAGGATGCACACCGTGCGGAGACATGTGTGCCCCGTCATGCCAGCACTGCGAACAGATCTTCGCCGATGCCGGACAACGGCTGACGGACCAACTGGCATCGATGAGCTGTTGCGGTACCTGCGGTGACGCGGCCTGCGGCGGTTGTGGAACGACGCAGTGTTTCACCGCTGATGATCTGTGCAGCAGCGCTGCCTGCGGCGACCCCGGCTGCGCAGAATCCGGCTGCGGTGAAGGCTGCGACGGCGGAAACGGAAAGGGCTGCGGCCTGTTCGGCGAATGCGGCGACGGCATCGAATTCGGCGGCTGGACGCAGTTCGGCTACCAGTCGGGGCCGGATGGAGCGTTCAGCGGCAACGGCGCGTTCAATAACGTCAATTTCGGACCCGGCGCCGGACTGAACAATTCCAATGAATGGAACAACTTTCAGTTGAACCAGCAGGGCCTGTACATCAACAAGACGGCTGACGGCAGCAACGGCATTGGATTTGGATTCCGTGCCGAAATGATCTACGGCGTGGATGGCAACGAAGCTCAGTCGTTCGGCAACAATCCCGGACGGTATGACTTCAATGCACGCTGGAATCACGGAATCTACGAATGGGCTCTGCCGCAGTTGTATGCGGAAGTGGCTGCCGGAGATTTGTCCGTAAAGCTGGGACACTTCTATACGCTGATCGGCTACGAAGTCATCCCGTCGGGCGGCAATTTCTTCCTGAGCCGTCAGTTGACGTTCTACAACAGTGAGCCGTTTACTCACACCGGCGCTTTGGCAACGTACACGGCCAGTGACGAACTGCAGGTGATGGGTGGCTGGACGCTGGGCATGGACACCGGCTTTGATCAGTTCGCGGGAGGCAGCAGCTTCCTCGGCGGATTCATCTACACGATGTCCGAAGCCACCACGTTCACCTACATGATGACGGTCGGAAACCTCGGGTGGCGAGGCAACGGTGCAATCAACAGCGTGATCCTGACGCATGACTGGTCCGACAAGTGGTCCAGCGTGCATCAGTTTGACGTGCTGGGCAGTGATGCATCTACGCGGTTTGGTTCCAATTTCGCTGCCAACGGCGTCGCGGATAACTCCACCGGCCTGATCAACTACCTGTTCTATACCATCAACGACAAGTTGAAGGCCGGTGTCCGACAGGAGTGGTATAAGGCCGACGGGATTTCCTACAACACGATGACCTACGGCGTGAACATCACTCCCGTGGAAAACTTCGTCATTCGTCCGGAAGTTCGACAGATGTGGGCTCCTGGCGCCACCAACGGGGGTGCTCAGGCAGTCGGTCATTCCAGCCTGTTCAACTCAACGGTGTTTGGTGTCGACGCGATCCTGACCTATTGA